The sequence TCGACGAGGTCGAGCTCGGCTACCGACTGCGCCGCTCGGCGTGGGGCAGGGGCTATGCGACCGAGGTCTCGTCGGCGCTGGTGGTGAAGGCCTTCACGGACCTCGGCGTGCGCACGGTCTGGGGCGCGACGATGGCGCTGAACCGCGCGTCGCAGCACGTGATGGAGAAGGTCGGGATGACGGTCACGCACCACCTGGAGACGCCCGAGGACATGCTGGGGGCCGAGGGTGCGGAGCTCGGCGGCTACCGGTACGCGATCACGCGGGAGCAGTGGGAGCGGTCGCGGACCTCCTAGCGCAGCGCGTCCTGCAGGCGGTGGGCCACGTGCTCCAGCGCGTCCGGGACGAGGGAGAAGTACGCCCACCGCCCGCGCTGCTCGCGGCTGAGCAGACCGGCGTCGACGAGCACCTTGAGATGGTGCGACACGGTGGGCTGGGAGAGCCCGACGGGCTCGGTGAGGTCGCACACGCAGGCCCCGTCGTCGCCGGCGGCCGCGACGATCGAGAGCAGCTGCACCCGGGTGGGGTCGCTGAGCGCCTTGAACACGCGGGCGAGCTCGCGCGCGGCGTCGGGCTCGGCCGCGGGCCGCGGGGGCGGGGTGCAGCACGTGCCGGTCGCCACCCCGGCGACGAGGGGCGAGGGCGTCGCGGTCATGCGCGACATCTTGCCACGCATCGACGATCATGGATATGTTGCCGCCACGCACCCATCGACGTACTTCGATACGAGGAGAGCCATGACCGAGGTCGCGCGGGAGAGCCTGCCGGTCGTCGTGATCGGAGCCGGGCCGGTCGGCCTGGCCGCCGCCGCGCACCTGCTGGAACGAGGCCTGGAGCCACTGGTGCTCGAGCGGGGCGAACGGGCCGGCGCGGCCGTGGCCTCGTGGGGCCACGTGCGCCTGTTCTCGCCCTGGCGCTACGACGTCGACGCCGCCGGGCGGCGGCTGCTCGAGCCGGCCGGCTGGACGGCGCCGGACCCGGACGCGCTGCCCACCGGAGCGGAGCTCGTCCGCGACTACCTGGCCCCGCTGGCGGCGACGCCGGCGATCGCCCGGCGGCTCCGCACCGGGACGACGGTGCTCGCGGTCGCACGGGACGGTGCCGACAAGACGCGCACCCTGGGCCGGGAACGCAGGGCGTACCGGGTGCGCACGGCGACCGCGGACGGGCGGGTCGAGGACGTGCTCGCCCGTGCGGTCATCGACGCGTCGGGCACGTGCTCCGCGTCGAACCCGCTCGGATCGAGCGGTCTGCCGGCGGTCGGCGAGCGCGCGGCCGCGCACCACGTGACCGGGCCGCTGCCCGACGTGCTGGGCGCCCAGCGTGCCCGGTTCGCCGGGCGGCGCACGCTCGTGGTCGGCATGGGGCACTCGGCGGCGAACACGCTGCTGAGCCTCGTCGAGCTGGCCGAGACCGCGCCGGGGACGACGATCACGTGGGCGATCCGCGGGGTCTCGCCGCGGCGGCTCTTCGGCGGGGGAGGGGACGACGAGCTCCCTGCCCGCGGGGTGCTCGGCACCCGGCTGAGGGACGCGGTGGATGCCGGCCGTCTGACGCTGCTGACGCGGGTCGCCATCGAGCAGCTGGTGCCGGCGGGCGACGGCGTCCGGGTCCTGGGCCGCACCCGCGAGGACGCCCTGGACCTCCACGTGGACGCGATCGTCAACGCGACCGGGTTCCGCCCGGACCTCGACATGCTGCGTGAGCTGCGCCTCGACCTGGACCCGGTGGTGGAGTCCCCCGCGCGCCTGGCGGAGCTGATCGACCCCAACTTCCACTCCTGCGGCACCGTCCCCCCGCACGGTGAGGCGCTGCTGTCCCATCCGGACGACGGCTTCTACCTGGTCGGGATGAAGTCCTACGGGCGCGCCCCCACGTTCCTCCTCGCCACGGGGTACGAGCAGGTCCGGTCGATCGCCGCCGCCCTGGCCGGTGACCGCGCGAGTGCGGACGCCCTCGAGCTCGAGCTGCCTGCGACCGGCGTGTGCTCGACCGACACCGACACCGACACCGACACCGACGCCGACGGCGGCGCGTGCTGCGGCAGCGCTGCCGAGCCGCAGCTGGTCGCCCTGGGCGTCGGTGCACCCGCGGGCGTCGGGTTCGCCACCGGCGTCGCGCACGGCCGTGCGGGCGACTCCCCGACGGACGGCGCGACGCCGTGACCGTGGAGCTGCGCGCCGCGACCACGGCGGACGTCGGAGGCATCGCCCGCATCTACGACCACTACGTGTCCACGTCGACCGCCACGTTCGAGCTCGACCCGCCGGGGGAGCGCGTGTGGGTGGACAAGGTCGACGTCGTGACAGCCGCCGGCTGGCCCTTCCACGTCGCGGTCCTGGAGGGCGAGGTCGCCGGCTTCGCCTACGTCGGTCCGTGGCGGCCGCGGGCTGCGTACGCGCACACCGTGGAGGACACCATCTACCTCGACCCGGCCGCGACCGGTCGCGGCATCGGCACCCGGCTGCTCGCGGCGGTCCTGGACGACGCCGCGGCGGCCGGCGCACGGGAGGTCATCGCGGTGGTCGCCGACGGGGACACCGCCGCGTCGCTCGCGCTGCACCGGCGGGCGGGCTTCAGCCCGGCCGGCCGGCTGGAGCGTGTGGGGCGCAAGTTCGACCGGTGGCTGGGCACGTCCCTGCTCCAGAAGTCGCTGCCCGGCGCGTGAGCGGACGCAGGCGCGGACGTCACGGCGTCCGGGCCCGCGTCGCGGGCGAGGTCAGGCGTGGACCGGCGGCACCCCGAGCTCGGTGAGCAGCGTGAGGACGCGCCCGCGGATCTCGTCGCGGATCGGGCGCACCGCGTCGATGCCCTGCCCGGCCGGGTCGTCGAGCTTCCAGTCCTCGTACCGCTTGCCGGGGTAGAACGGGCACGCGTCGCCGCAGCCCATCGTGACCACGACGTCGGAGGCCTGGACGGCCTCGGTGGTCAGGACCTTGGGCTTCTCCGCTCGGATGTCGACGCCCTCCTCGAGCATCGCCTCGACCGCGACGGGGTTGATCTGCTCGGCGGGCACCGAACCGGCCGAGCGGACCTCGACGCGCCCGCCGGACAGGTGCCGCAGCCACCCAGCGGCCATCTGGGACCGGCCGGCGTTGTGGACGCACACGAACAGCACGGTGGGCCTGGTGGCGGCGGGTTCGGTCATCGGGAGCTCTCCTCGGGTCGGTCGGTGGTGGACGGCAGCAGGTCGGTGAGCAGGGCGCGCACGCGGGCGTCGATGTCGTCGCGGATCGCGGCGGCGCCCTCGGGGGAGGCGAGGGCGGGGTCGCCGACGACCCAGTCCTCGTACCGCTTGCCCGGCAGCACCGGGCAGGTGTCCCCGCAGCCCATCGTGACGACGACGTCGGCCGCGCGGACTGCGTCGTCGGTCAGGGGCTTGGGGAAGGCCTCGTCGGCGTCGGCGCCGAGCTCGGCGAGCAGCGCTCGGACGGTCGCGTGCACGGCGCCGGCGGGCGCGGACCCGGCCGACCGTGCGACGACGGCGTCGCCGGCGTGGTGCCGTACCAGCGCGGCGGCGAGCTGGGACCGGCCGGCGTTGGCGACACAGACGAACAGGACCTGCGGGACGCGAGCGTCCGACTCCGTTGCTCGCATGACGTCGGCGAGCCGTTGGGCGGCGAACCGTTGCGCGGTCGGCACCAGGTGCGCGGTGACCCCGGCGCCGCGGGCGAGCGCCGCGTACGACTCGCGCACGGTGCTCAGCACCAGGTCCGGTGCCAGGTCCGGGAACCGGGCCGCGAGCTCGTCGGCCACCCGGGTCAGGGTGGCGTCGACGTCCTCGAGCCCGGTCAGCGGGTCCGCCCGGTGGTGCGTGACGTCCAGGGCGGCGGGGGCGAAGGAGTCCAGCAGCGCGGTGACCGCGCCGCGCACGTCGGGAGCGACGCGGTACCAGACCCAGGTGCCGCGCCGCTCGGAGGCCAGCACGCCGACGTCTTTGAGGACCTTGAGGTGGTGGGACACCGTCGGCTGGGAGACGTCGGCGACGGTCGCGATGTCGCAGACGCACGCCTCGCCGGTCGAGCTGGTGGTGATGAACGAGAGCATCCGCAGCCGCAGCGGGTCGGCCAGGGCCTTGAGCACGGCCGCGACCTCGACCGCCGCCCGCGCCCCTATGGCGCGGGCCTCGGGCGAGGGAGCGCAGTCGGGGCCGGAGTGTGCGTCGGCACGGCCGGCGGGTACCGACGGGCGCGGCGGAGCCCCGCTCTGTATCGACACGCGTCGATATTGACAGACGCCAGCCCCAGGCGGGCCCCGTCACGGTGAACGTGAGGTGAACAGTGCCGCCGGCCGGGAGTCAGGTCGCGCTGCGAACGGCGTAGCGCACGTGGACCACGCCGTTGCGGAACCGTCGGTGGTCCAGGAGCTGCAGGTCCAGCCGCAGGTCGCGCGGGAGCGCCGGCTTGCCGCCGCCCACCGTCACGGGGCACAGGAGCAGCACGCACTCGTCGACGAGCCCGTGCCGGAACGCCTCGGCCGCCAGGGTCGCGCCGCCGATGCTCAGGTCCGTGGCGGACGCCTCCTTGAGCCGGCGCACCTCGTCGGGATCGAACCGCCGCTCGATCCGGGTGCGGGCCGTGGACGCCGCCGCGAGCGTGCTCGAGTAGACGACCTTCTCGGCGTCGCGCCAGATCCCCGCGTACTCGCGGACGACCTCCGGCTCGTCGGCAAGCCAGTCGTCGTCCTCCCAGACGCGCATCGTCTCGTACATCCGACGGCCGTACAGCGACGTGCCGACCTGGCGCTCGTGCTCGTTCCAGAACGCGTGCACCTCCTCGTCCGGCACCGACCAGTCGAAGGCGCCGGAGCTGTCCTCGAGGTAGCCGTCGAGCGACGTGTTGGCTGCGTAGACCAGCTTGCCCATGGGTGCCTCCGGCGGGA is a genomic window of Cellulomonas fulva containing:
- a CDS encoding GNAT family N-acetyltransferase, with protein sequence MDPYLETARVALRPFGADDADLLIELDSDPAVMRYLSGGEPTAAQDVRERVLPSVLAGYDRWAGAFGLFAGYETAGGAFVGWFCLRPEREGPLDEVELGYRLRRSAWGRGYATEVSSALVVKAFTDLGVRTVWGATMALNRASQHVMEKVGMTVTHHLETPEDMLGAEGAELGGYRYAITREQWERSRTS
- a CDS encoding ArsR/SmtB family transcription factor, which codes for MRGKMSRMTATPSPLVAGVATGTCCTPPPRPAAEPDAARELARVFKALSDPTRVQLLSIVAAAGDDGACVCDLTEPVGLSQPTVSHHLKVLVDAGLLSREQRGRWAYFSLVPDALEHVAHRLQDALR
- a CDS encoding FAD-dependent oxidoreductase, with amino-acid sequence MTEVARESLPVVVIGAGPVGLAAAAHLLERGLEPLVLERGERAGAAVASWGHVRLFSPWRYDVDAAGRRLLEPAGWTAPDPDALPTGAELVRDYLAPLAATPAIARRLRTGTTVLAVARDGADKTRTLGRERRAYRVRTATADGRVEDVLARAVIDASGTCSASNPLGSSGLPAVGERAAAHHVTGPLPDVLGAQRARFAGRRTLVVGMGHSAANTLLSLVELAETAPGTTITWAIRGVSPRRLFGGGGDDELPARGVLGTRLRDAVDAGRLTLLTRVAIEQLVPAGDGVRVLGRTREDALDLHVDAIVNATGFRPDLDMLRELRLDLDPVVESPARLAELIDPNFHSCGTVPPHGEALLSHPDDGFYLVGMKSYGRAPTFLLATGYEQVRSIAAALAGDRASADALELELPATGVCSTDTDTDTDTDADGGACCGSAAEPQLVALGVGAPAGVGFATGVAHGRAGDSPTDGATP
- a CDS encoding GNAT family N-acetyltransferase, translating into MTVELRAATTADVGGIARIYDHYVSTSTATFELDPPGERVWVDKVDVVTAAGWPFHVAVLEGEVAGFAYVGPWRPRAAYAHTVEDTIYLDPAATGRGIGTRLLAAVLDDAAAAGAREVIAVVADGDTAASLALHRRAGFSPAGRLERVGRKFDRWLGTSLLQKSLPGA
- a CDS encoding arsenate reductase ArsC, with the protein product MTEPAATRPTVLFVCVHNAGRSQMAAGWLRHLSGGRVEVRSAGSVPAEQINPVAVEAMLEEGVDIRAEKPKVLTTEAVQASDVVVTMGCGDACPFYPGKRYEDWKLDDPAGQGIDAVRPIRDEIRGRVLTLLTELGVPPVHA
- a CDS encoding metalloregulator ArsR/SmtB family transcription factor; translated protein: MGARAAVEVAAVLKALADPLRLRMLSFITTSSTGEACVCDIATVADVSQPTVSHHLKVLKDVGVLASERRGTWVWYRVAPDVRGAVTALLDSFAPAALDVTHHRADPLTGLEDVDATLTRVADELAARFPDLAPDLVLSTVRESYAALARGAGVTAHLVPTAQRFAAQRLADVMRATESDARVPQVLFVCVANAGRSQLAAALVRHHAGDAVVARSAGSAPAGAVHATVRALLAELGADADEAFPKPLTDDAVRAADVVVTMGCGDTCPVLPGKRYEDWVVGDPALASPEGAAAIRDDIDARVRALLTDLLPSTTDRPEESSR
- a CDS encoding dihydrofolate reductase family protein; this translates as MGKLVYAANTSLDGYLEDSSGAFDWSVPDEEVHAFWNEHERQVGTSLYGRRMYETMRVWEDDDWLADEPEVVREYAGIWRDAEKVVYSSTLAAASTARTRIERRFDPDEVRRLKEASATDLSIGGATLAAEAFRHGLVDECVLLLCPVTVGGGKPALPRDLRLDLQLLDHRRFRNGVVHVRYAVRSAT